Sequence from the Pirellulales bacterium genome:
TCGGCCCGGACGAGCGTTTCCTTGGCGGTCCGCAGCAGCGAGCCCCGCCCGCCGGTGTAGCCTTTGACCTTTTTGAAGAGGCGATTCTTCGCCCGATTGCGGGCGCTGCCCTTGGTGGTACGCATGCGAGGCGAACCCCTTGCTCAAACGATTCTCGCGCCCAGGCCCCTGCTTGCGTCGGCAGGCGTTGTTTGCCCGGCGTGGTTGACTGTGTGGGTCAGGCTTTTCTCCTGACAGGTCGATCCAGCTTGACTGGTCGACCGGCCTCGGCGACAGGCCGAACGCCTGACGAACTGGCCTTAATAGCTGTGGCCGTTGAGGGCCTGCGCGATCGTCTTCGACGTCACGACCGAAGCGGCGCTCGTGCCGCGGAGTTGACGCTTGCGCTTTTGGCTCATCCGGGCGGCCAAGTGGCTGGTGCCTGCCGAGCGATGCATCGCCTTGCCGGTGGCCGACAGGCGGAACCGCTTCTTGGTCCCTTTGTGGGTCTTTTGCTTGGGCATGACAGTGGTTCCGTCGCTAGCAGTCGTTATGGCTTGGTACCGCCGCACGGGCCAATTCGCCCGCGCCGGCCATGTTGTGGGGCGTGTCTGGCGAGCTTGCGACCCGCAGGCCGGCTCCCGAGGAGAACGGCAAGTCCCGCAGAATAGCACGGTTTCCGGCCAGCGGAAAGGGGACCGTGGCGGCAATTTCGAGCGATTGAGGCGGGAGTGATCTTCCCCGGCGGACTGACCGGAGGTACGATTCGCAGCCCTCCGACGCAAGGAAGCGTCGTCATCGCCGGCTGTGCGAAACCCTGGGAAAGGACTCCCGTATGGCGATCACCTTGGTCGAAATGGCCCGACTAGTGGGGGGGCGACTCCAAGGTTCCGGCGAGACGCTGCTCGTAGGCGCCGCGACGATTGAAGTCGCCCAGCCGGGTGAATTGACGCTGGCCGACCACCCCGACCGGGCCGCCGCCCTGGCCAAGAGCCCCGCCGCCGCCGCGATCGTCTCCCCGATGGTCGCCGTCGCCGACAAGCCGACGATCGTGGTCGACGACGTTCATGCCGCATTTGCCGTGGCAATCGAGCATTTCCGCCCCAGTCGCATCCGTCGCCGACTGGGGATCAGCCCCGCGGCGTTCGTGTGCCCGACCGCCCGGGTCGCCGCGGACGTTG
This genomic interval carries:
- the rpmI gene encoding 50S ribosomal protein L35; the encoded protein is MPKQKTHKGTKKRFRLSATGKAMHRSAGTSHLAARMSQKRKRQLRGTSAASVVTSKTIAQALNGHSY